A stretch of the Paenibacillus dendritiformis genome encodes the following:
- the namA gene encoding NADPH dehydrogenase NamA, which yields MPQLFEPLTLREVTIPNRIVMSPMCMYSCHNEDGMVNDWHLVHYTSRAVGQVGLIMIEATAVTPGGRISAKDLGIWSDEHVEGLRRLTDMVHAHGSKIGIQLAHAGRKATVPGIIAPSALRFSEAYETPEEMMLEDIRKTIKAFADAARRAEEAGFDVIEIHGAHGYLINQFLSPLTNRRTDSYGGSADARYRFLSEVIEAVRLTWSKPLFVRISANEYAEGGNEIEAYIDYARRMKDQSVDLIDCSSGGVVPHPVESYPGYQVQYAHAIRQSAGIATGAVGLIAEPALAEEIVRNARADLVFLGRELLRDPYWPRLAAKQLRQELAPPKQYERGW from the coding sequence ATGCCCCAATTATTTGAACCGCTAACGTTACGCGAGGTGACGATACCCAATCGTATCGTAATGTCGCCGATGTGCATGTACTCTTGCCACAATGAGGACGGGATGGTCAACGATTGGCATCTGGTCCATTATACGTCCCGCGCCGTCGGACAAGTCGGCCTGATCATGATCGAGGCGACCGCCGTCACCCCTGGTGGACGCATCAGCGCCAAGGATCTGGGCATTTGGAGCGATGAGCACGTTGAAGGCCTTCGCCGCCTGACCGACATGGTGCATGCGCACGGCAGCAAGATCGGTATTCAGTTGGCCCACGCCGGGCGCAAAGCAACCGTTCCCGGAATTATCGCCCCTTCGGCGCTGCGCTTCAGCGAGGCCTATGAGACGCCGGAGGAGATGATGCTGGAGGACATCCGCAAGACGATCAAGGCATTCGCCGACGCCGCGCGGCGGGCAGAGGAAGCCGGGTTCGACGTGATCGAGATTCACGGCGCGCACGGGTATTTGATCAACCAGTTCCTGTCCCCGCTGACGAACCGGCGGACCGACAGCTACGGCGGCAGCGCCGACGCCCGCTACCGCTTCTTGAGCGAAGTGATTGAGGCGGTGCGTCTCACATGGTCCAAGCCGCTGTTCGTTCGCATCTCGGCCAATGAATATGCCGAAGGCGGGAACGAGATCGAGGCATATATTGACTATGCGCGGCGCATGAAGGATCAGAGCGTCGACCTGATCGACTGCAGCTCGGGCGGGGTCGTCCCTCACCCGGTCGAATCGTATCCGGGGTACCAGGTCCAATATGCGCACGCGATCCGTCAATCTGCCGGCATCGCCACCGGGGCCGTCGGGCTGATTGCCGAACCCGCCTTGGCCGAAGAGATTGTGCGCAACGCCCGGGCCGATCTCGTCTTCCTCGGCCGCGAGCTGCTGCGGGATCCGTACTGGCCGCGTCTGGCCGCGAAGCAATTGCGCCAGGAGCTCGCTCCGCCGAAGCAATACGAGCGCGGCTGGTAA
- the hcp gene encoding hydroxylamine reductase: MFCHQCEQTPTGGCKVVGVCGKDETIASLQDTIVFALKGIAAYATHARQLGYVDEEVDAITHEALYMTLTNSNFNLQEHLDMAMKVGGAAIRIMDVLDRAHTEHFGVPVPVTVPQNKIEGKSIVVTGHNLYALEELLKQTEGKGINIYTHSEMLPAHGYPALKKYPHLKGNIGKAWYDQRRLFEQYPGAILATTNCVMPIKGTYADRFFSYDVAGLEGVTKIVNDDFTPLIERALALPAADVDSEQTLTTGYHHEMVLGLAPEIIEAVKDGKIKRFFVIAGCDAPGKGGEYYRELATSLPNDTVILTTSCGKFRFNDVDYGSVADTGIPRYIDLGQCNNSGSTVKIAAALADAFGCSVNELPVSIVLSWFEQKAVAILLGLFSLGIRDIRIGPKPPEFISEGVMNVLTDLFGLKLIGDAQEDMKAMLRLA, translated from the coding sequence ATGTTCTGTCATCAATGCGAGCAAACGCCGACGGGCGGCTGCAAGGTTGTCGGAGTGTGCGGCAAGGACGAGACGATAGCCAGTCTTCAGGATACGATCGTGTTTGCGCTGAAAGGCATCGCGGCGTACGCGACGCATGCGCGGCAGTTGGGCTATGTCGATGAAGAAGTAGACGCGATTACGCATGAAGCTCTTTATATGACGTTGACCAACTCCAATTTCAACTTGCAGGAGCATCTGGACATGGCGATGAAGGTAGGGGGCGCGGCGATCCGTATTATGGATGTGCTGGATCGGGCGCATACGGAGCATTTCGGCGTTCCCGTGCCGGTTACCGTCCCGCAGAACAAAATAGAAGGCAAGTCCATCGTCGTGACGGGGCATAACTTGTATGCGCTGGAGGAATTGCTGAAGCAGACGGAGGGCAAGGGAATTAATATCTACACCCATTCCGAGATGCTTCCGGCGCATGGCTACCCGGCATTGAAGAAATATCCGCATTTGAAAGGCAATATCGGCAAAGCCTGGTATGATCAGCGCCGTCTGTTCGAGCAATATCCGGGCGCCATCCTCGCGACGACGAACTGCGTCATGCCGATTAAGGGGACCTATGCCGATCGCTTCTTCTCCTATGATGTGGCCGGGCTCGAGGGCGTGACCAAAATCGTGAATGACGATTTCACGCCGCTCATCGAGCGTGCGCTGGCGCTGCCTGCGGCGGACGTGGACAGCGAGCAGACATTGACGACGGGATATCATCATGAGATGGTGCTCGGGCTGGCGCCGGAAATTATTGAGGCCGTCAAGGATGGCAAAATCAAGCGGTTCTTCGTCATTGCCGGCTGCGACGCGCCGGGCAAGGGCGGCGAATATTATCGCGAGCTGGCGACATCGCTGCCGAACGATACCGTCATTTTGACGACATCGTGCGGGAAGTTCCGGTTCAATGATGTCGATTACGGTTCGGTGGCGGACACGGGCATCCCGCGTTATATCGATCTGGGACAATGCAACAATTCCGGATCCACGGTCAAAATCGCGGCCGCGCTTGCGGACGCCTTCGGCTGCAGCGTCAATGAACTGCCGGTATCGATCGTGCTCTCGTGGTTCGAGCAGAAGGCGGTGGCGATTTTGCTCGGCTTGTTCAGTCTGGGAATCCGTGATATTCGGATCGGGCCGAAGCCGCCGGAATTCATCTCGGAAGGCGTCATGAACGTGCTCACCGATCTGTTCGGCCTGAAGCTGATCGGCGATGCGCAGGAGGATATGAAAGCGATGCTCCGTCTCGCCTAG
- a CDS encoding ribonucleoside-diphosphate reductase subunit alpha, with amino-acid sequence MLTTNHTVQTVHKPNNRSLAFDAERILRYGERIMGEYPRLDRERWHRGVLAKLRHSQVQASDITQACIMTALELVSVEEPQWKFVAARALLTKLYKEAALHRSYKAYADRPYGDFYKLVKQLADIGIYRQELLEAYTPDQIRELGQAIVPACDELFDYIGLLTLAERYLAVDFEGRTMELPQERYMIIAMYLMHQEPEERRVELAKEAYWAMSNLYMTAATPTMANAGKKVAGQLSSCFIDTVDDSLEGIFDSNTDVARLSKMGGGIGVYLGKVRARGSDIRGHKNTSSGVIPWIRQLNNTAVSVDQLGTRKGAIAVYLDVFHKDILSFLDLKLNNGDERMRAHDIFHGVCIPDLFMEAVEKREDWHLFCPHEVKKTMGWADGNGRPLGLEDFYDEQAGQGQFREKYAEAVANPRLSRITLPAIDIMKRILKSQLETGTPYMFYKDTANRANPNKAHGTIYCSNLCTEIMQNMSPTTIEQEELVLEDGRARIIISKIPGDFVVCNLNSIHLARAVRAGVLERLVPIQVRMLDNVIDINNIEVLQAQHTNRRYRAIGLGTFGLHHLLALEGIAWESDEAVEYNDHLYERIHYLAVRASMELAKEKGAYPLFAQSEWENGRYFEQREYTTGTRPGRFVTTDQWKELAAEVKANGMRNAWLMAVAPNGSTSIIAGSTASIDPVYELLSYEEKTTYKIANPAPDLSDKTMWYYKTAFRLDQNWSIRMAGARQRHIDQGQSFNLYVRPDIRAVDFLNLHLHAWKAGLKSTYYVRSQALTVEECEACSS; translated from the coding sequence ATGCTAACCACCAATCATACCGTTCAGACCGTACACAAACCGAATAATCGCTCGCTCGCGTTCGACGCGGAGCGCATCCTGCGTTACGGCGAGCGCATCATGGGCGAATACCCGAGGCTGGATCGCGAACGCTGGCACCGGGGCGTCCTGGCCAAGCTCCGTCACAGCCAGGTTCAGGCATCCGACATCACGCAGGCTTGCATCATGACCGCATTGGAGCTGGTATCCGTCGAGGAACCGCAATGGAAGTTCGTCGCGGCTCGCGCCCTGCTGACGAAGCTGTATAAGGAAGCGGCCCTGCACCGCAGCTACAAGGCATATGCCGACCGTCCGTACGGCGACTTCTACAAGCTGGTTAAGCAGTTGGCCGATATCGGCATTTACCGCCAGGAGCTGCTGGAGGCCTACACGCCCGATCAGATTCGGGAGCTGGGCCAGGCCATCGTTCCGGCCTGCGACGAGCTGTTCGACTATATCGGGCTGCTGACCCTCGCGGAACGGTATTTGGCGGTTGATTTCGAAGGGCGCACGATGGAGCTGCCGCAGGAGCGCTATATGATCATCGCCATGTACCTGATGCATCAAGAACCGGAGGAGCGCCGGGTCGAGCTGGCCAAGGAAGCCTATTGGGCGATGAGCAATCTCTATATGACCGCCGCGACGCCGACGATGGCGAACGCGGGCAAGAAGGTCGCCGGACAGCTGTCGAGCTGCTTCATCGATACGGTGGACGACTCGCTGGAAGGCATCTTCGATTCGAATACCGATGTGGCCCGGCTGAGCAAGATGGGCGGCGGCATCGGCGTCTATCTCGGCAAGGTGCGGGCGCGCGGCTCCGACATTCGCGGCCACAAAAATACGAGCTCCGGCGTCATCCCCTGGATTCGCCAGCTGAACAATACCGCCGTGAGCGTCGACCAGCTCGGCACGCGCAAAGGCGCCATTGCCGTCTATCTGGACGTGTTCCATAAGGACATTCTGTCCTTCCTCGATCTCAAATTAAATAACGGCGACGAGCGCATGCGCGCGCATGATATTTTCCATGGCGTCTGCATTCCGGATCTGTTCATGGAGGCGGTCGAGAAGCGCGAAGACTGGCATCTGTTCTGCCCGCATGAAGTGAAGAAGACGATGGGGTGGGCCGACGGGAACGGACGGCCGCTCGGACTGGAAGATTTCTATGACGAACAGGCGGGGCAGGGACAGTTCCGCGAGAAGTATGCCGAGGCGGTGGCGAACCCGCGGCTGTCGCGCATTACGCTGCCGGCCATCGACATCATGAAGCGCATCCTGAAGTCTCAGCTGGAGACCGGAACGCCTTATATGTTCTACAAGGATACCGCCAACCGGGCCAATCCGAACAAGGCGCATGGCACCATTTACTGCTCCAATCTCTGTACCGAGATTATGCAGAACATGTCTCCGACCACAATCGAACAGGAAGAGCTGGTCCTGGAAGACGGGCGCGCCCGCATCATCATCAGCAAGATTCCGGGCGACTTCGTCGTCTGCAACCTGAACTCGATTCATCTGGCGCGCGCCGTGCGGGCCGGCGTGCTCGAACGCCTCGTCCCGATTCAGGTGCGGATGCTCGATAACGTCATCGACATCAACAATATCGAGGTGCTGCAAGCCCAGCATACGAACCGGCGCTATCGCGCGATCGGCCTCGGTACCTTCGGCCTGCATCATCTGCTTGCGCTGGAAGGCATCGCCTGGGAATCGGATGAGGCCGTGGAATACAACGATCATCTCTATGAACGGATTCATTATCTGGCGGTGCGGGCGAGCATGGAGCTGGCGAAGGAAAAAGGCGCTTATCCGCTGTTCGCCCAATCCGAATGGGAGAACGGCCGTTACTTCGAGCAGCGCGAATATACGACCGGAACGCGCCCCGGCCGCTTCGTGACGACCGATCAGTGGAAGGAGCTTGCGGCCGAGGTCAAGGCGAACGGGATGCGCAACGCCTGGCTGATGGCGGTCGCGCCGAATGGCTCCACCTCGATCATTGCCGGCTCGACGGCCAGCATCGATCCGGTATACGAGCTGCTCAGCTATGAAGAGAAGACCACGTACAAAATCGCCAATCCGGCGCCGGACTTATCCGACAAGACGATGTGGTATTACAAGACGGCATTCCGCCTCGATCAAAATTGGTCGATCCGCATGGCGGGCGCCCGCCAGCGCCATATCGACCAGGGCCAGAGCTTCAACCTGTATGTCCGTCCCGATATCCGGGCCGTCGATTTCCTTAACCTGCATCTGCATGCCTGGAAGGCCGGCTTGAAATCGACCTATTACGTGCGCAGCCAGGCGTTGACCGTCGAGGAATGCGAAGCATGCAGCTCGTAA
- a CDS encoding alpha/beta hydrolase has translation MLSNTFTFTDPEGVRVHVYRWDPGEGQPVRGVVQIAHGMTETARRYSRFAEALTEAGYVVYGNDHRGHGRTAGRPEDLGYVGEDGFTWMVRNMAQLTEIIHAEQSGLPVFLFAHSMGSFLAQKYITEHGGKINGVILCGTNGPRGPELYAGAALTKVIAAARGSRHRSKMIDNMAFGGFNRTFRPSRTSFDWLSRDEQEVDKYVADPECGFLSTIGFYRDLFGLLREIHRPETMQAIPKDLPVMLIAGDRDPVGQYGKGVRRLAEMYRELGLREVECILYPEARHELLNEKNRDEVTSDCLSWLRKHTP, from the coding sequence ATGTTATCCAATACGTTCACGTTTACCGACCCGGAGGGCGTTCGCGTCCACGTGTACCGCTGGGATCCGGGAGAAGGGCAGCCTGTGCGCGGGGTCGTCCAGATTGCGCATGGCATGACCGAGACGGCCCGGCGGTACAGCCGCTTCGCCGAAGCCTTGACGGAGGCGGGTTATGTTGTCTATGGCAACGACCACCGCGGGCATGGCCGGACCGCCGGGCGGCCCGAAGACCTCGGGTATGTCGGCGAAGACGGCTTTACATGGATGGTCCGCAATATGGCGCAGTTGACCGAGATCATCCATGCGGAACAGTCCGGGCTGCCCGTATTTCTGTTTGCGCACAGCATGGGATCCTTTTTGGCCCAGAAATATATAACAGAGCATGGCGGCAAAATAAACGGTGTCATTCTGTGCGGCACCAACGGGCCGAGGGGGCCCGAATTGTACGCCGGCGCCGCGCTGACGAAGGTGATTGCCGCCGCTCGCGGCTCCCGCCACCGCAGCAAAATGATTGACAACATGGCATTCGGCGGCTTCAACCGCACGTTCCGCCCGAGCCGCACCTCCTTTGACTGGTTGAGCCGGGACGAGCAGGAAGTCGATAAATATGTGGCCGATCCGGAATGCGGATTTTTGAGCACGATCGGCTTTTACCGGGACTTGTTCGGACTGCTCCGGGAGATTCATCGCCCCGAGACGATGCAGGCCATTCCGAAGGATTTGCCGGTGATGCTCATTGCCGGCGACCGCGATCCGGTCGGCCAATATGGCAAGGGCGTGCGGCGACTGGCCGAGATGTATCGAGAGCTCGGGCTCCGCGAGGTCGAATGCATTCTGTACCCGGAGGCGAGACATGAGCTCCTGAATGAGAAAAACCGGGATGAGGTTACGTCAGACTGCCTCTCCTGGCTGCGGAAGCACACGCCGTAA
- a CDS encoding B12-binding domain-containing radical SAM protein, whose translation MKTIVAAINAKYIHTALSLRLLKAYAEDKFDIDMAEYTIKDPVLQIAADLYNRKPDVVGFSCYIWNIEATLAVSRILKRVLPDVRIVLGGPEVSFDPAYFLRREPAVDIVVMGEGEAVFKALLGCFANGLPVDAVAGIAWREETDIRVNPPQDKLNLEQLPSPYRFEADRAEIGKRIVYFETSRGCPFNCQFCLSSTETGVRFFDKERVKADLKYLIQAGARTIKFLDRTFNINRDYALDIFRFLIDHHDGCVFQFEITADIMRPEVLEFLNKEAPPGIFRFEIGIQSTNEETNRLVKRRQNWDKLCRTVRLIKEGGKIDQHLDLIAGLPGEDYASFKKTFNDVFALRPEELQLGFLKLLRGTGLRAEAGRYGYKFMEHAPYEMLENDVLPFSDVIRIKRVEDILEKYWNSHRADYTVDYLTHRSFATPYDFFQQFGDDWAEQGWDRIGHQLHDLFLRLEQFLERAQLPDLDVIRSLMRLDYMLQHRHKPRTLWWTSPPKAEVGAWLKRLAGAPELLHAGFGSLKLTEQGLHKHAMVDLWPCDAVRLVETGEADRSVPSVMLVLFGEAAAAAERQQLPRWYACQTLMENM comes from the coding sequence ATGAAGACGATTGTCGCTGCGATCAATGCAAAATATATTCATACCGCGCTGTCGCTGCGCCTGTTGAAGGCATATGCAGAGGATAAATTCGACATAGATATGGCGGAGTATACCATCAAGGACCCGGTGCTTCAGATTGCCGCCGATTTGTATAACCGGAAGCCGGATGTGGTCGGCTTCTCCTGTTATATATGGAATATCGAAGCGACGCTGGCTGTCTCCCGGATCTTGAAGCGGGTGCTGCCTGATGTCCGCATCGTCCTCGGGGGGCCGGAGGTGTCCTTCGACCCGGCCTATTTTCTCCGGCGGGAGCCCGCTGTCGATATTGTCGTGATGGGCGAAGGCGAGGCGGTATTCAAAGCGCTGCTCGGCTGCTTCGCCAATGGCCTTCCGGTCGATGCAGTGGCGGGCATCGCTTGGCGGGAGGAGACGGACATCCGCGTCAATCCGCCTCAGGACAAACTGAACCTGGAGCAATTGCCGTCTCCCTACCGGTTCGAGGCGGATCGGGCCGAGATCGGCAAGCGCATCGTATATTTTGAGACGAGCCGCGGGTGCCCGTTCAACTGCCAGTTCTGCCTGTCCAGCACGGAGACGGGAGTCCGCTTTTTCGACAAGGAGCGGGTGAAGGCCGATTTGAAGTATTTGATTCAGGCGGGGGCGCGCACCATCAAGTTCCTCGATCGCACGTTCAATATTAACCGCGACTATGCGCTCGATATTTTCCGGTTCCTGATCGATCATCATGACGGCTGCGTATTTCAATTCGAGATTACCGCCGACATTATGCGGCCGGAGGTGCTCGAGTTCCTGAACAAGGAAGCGCCGCCCGGCATCTTCCGCTTCGAGATCGGCATCCAATCCACGAACGAGGAGACGAACCGGCTCGTCAAGCGCCGGCAAAATTGGGACAAACTGTGCCGCACCGTGCGCCTTATCAAAGAGGGCGGCAAAATCGATCAGCATCTCGATTTGATCGCCGGGCTTCCGGGAGAGGACTACGCCTCGTTCAAGAAGACGTTCAACGACGTCTTCGCGCTCCGGCCGGAGGAACTGCAGCTCGGCTTCCTGAAGCTGCTCCGCGGCACGGGCCTTCGGGCGGAGGCCGGCCGGTACGGGTATAAATTTATGGAGCACGCCCCTTATGAAATGCTGGAGAACGATGTTCTTCCGTTTTCGGATGTCATCCGCATCAAGCGGGTTGAGGATATTTTGGAAAAGTACTGGAATTCGCATCGAGCCGATTATACCGTCGATTATTTGACGCATCGCTCTTTTGCGACGCCGTATGATTTTTTTCAACAATTCGGAGATGATTGGGCGGAGCAGGGTTGGGATCGTATCGGACATCAGCTTCATGATCTGTTCCTCCGTCTGGAGCAATTTCTGGAGCGGGCGCAGTTGCCGGATCTGGACGTCATTCGAAGTCTGATGCGGCTGGATTATATGCTGCAGCATCGCCACAAGCCGCGCACCCTCTGGTGGACCTCGCCGCCGAAGGCGGAGGTAGGGGCCTGGCTGAAGCGACTGGCGGGTGCGCCCGAGCTGCTCCATGCCGGCTTCGGCAGCCTGAAGCTGACCGAGCAGGGGCTGCACAAGCATGCCATGGTTGACCTGTGGCCATGCGACGCGGTCCGCCTGGTGGAAACGGGAGAAGCGGATCGTTCCGTCCCGAGCGTCATGCTCGTCCTCTTTGGGGAGGCGGCCGCTGCGGCGGAACGGCAGCAGTTGCCCCGCTGGTATGCTTGCCAAACGTTGATGGAGAACATGTAA
- a CDS encoding tyrosine-type recombinase/integrase — protein sequence MRGHIAKKGNKYYIVIDMDRDEVTGKRKQKWLSGYDKKREAERALPSILSAFIDGSYVEPTKKTFGEIMGKWLQDKKTSVKHGTWKSYKWLVETHITPKLGRVQMTKLKPEHLHTFYHETLLQKEKLSVGTIKKAHVLIMDALNRAVTWGEISRNVAETVELPQGKKAKFEVWNEQQLKIFLETAKNDQYYMAFELAASTGMRQSEILALRRVDVDLRTKTASVRQAYTIAEEGHDFDDTKNDSSIRSIALFANTVLLLKTHFQRQENEMSENKLYKDSGLVIQTSVGTPLSPRNLMRNYYRILDKITEKYSDFPKIRFHDLRHTHATLLLKAGIHPKIVQERLGHSSINVTLDTYSHVLPNLQEAVLKNIGDSILGDALEPPKEAENNTLLE from the coding sequence ATGCGAGGACATATAGCGAAGAAAGGGAACAAATACTACATCGTTATTGATATGGATAGAGATGAGGTGACAGGGAAAAGAAAGCAAAAGTGGTTATCTGGCTACGATAAAAAGAGAGAGGCTGAAAGGGCTCTCCCTAGTATTTTGTCCGCTTTTATAGATGGTAGTTATGTGGAGCCGACCAAGAAAACATTCGGCGAGATCATGGGGAAGTGGCTTCAGGACAAAAAAACATCCGTAAAACACGGGACTTGGAAATCTTACAAATGGCTGGTAGAAACACATATCACCCCAAAATTAGGTCGGGTCCAAATGACAAAACTCAAGCCAGAACACCTTCATACCTTTTACCACGAAACACTGTTGCAAAAAGAAAAGCTATCAGTTGGCACCATCAAAAAAGCTCATGTCTTGATCATGGACGCCTTAAACCGCGCCGTCACTTGGGGGGAAATAAGTCGAAATGTTGCAGAAACCGTTGAATTGCCGCAAGGGAAGAAGGCCAAGTTTGAAGTGTGGAATGAGCAGCAGCTCAAAATCTTTCTCGAGACCGCCAAGAATGATCAATATTACATGGCTTTCGAACTTGCTGCCTCTACTGGAATGCGCCAAAGCGAGATATTAGCATTACGCCGAGTAGATGTTGATTTACGCACAAAGACTGCATCAGTACGTCAAGCCTATACAATAGCTGAGGAAGGCCATGATTTTGATGATACCAAGAATGACAGCAGCATTCGTTCAATAGCACTTTTCGCGAACACAGTTCTACTTTTGAAAACACATTTCCAAAGGCAAGAAAATGAAATGTCCGAGAACAAATTATACAAGGACTCTGGCCTGGTGATACAGACGAGTGTAGGTACTCCCCTAAGCCCCCGTAATTTAATGCGAAATTATTATCGTATTCTTGATAAAATCACCGAAAAATATTCAGACTTTCCTAAGATAAGATTCCACGATCTTCGGCACACTCATGCAACACTGTTATTGAAGGCTGGGATACACCCCAAAATTGTACAGGAACGTCTTGGGCATTCATCCATTAACGTCACATTGGATACTTACTCGCATGTCCTTCCCAACTTACAGGAAGCAGTGCTAAAAAATATTGGAGATTCGATCCTTGGAGATGCACTTGAACCGCCCAAAGAAGCCGAAAATAACACTTTACTTGAGTAA
- a CDS encoding GAF domain-containing protein yields the protein MFTLSQYSGQPDQDYPLLHKQLLALIEGEPNLIANLANASALLWQGLKDINWAGFYLMDESKKELVLGPFQGLPACIRIPLGRGVCGTAAREQRTLVVPDVHAFPGHIACDAASRSEIVIPMMKDGRFVGVLDIDSPVTDRFQEPDREALEKMVEALMKEAIL from the coding sequence ATGTTCACACTGAGCCAATATTCCGGTCAGCCGGATCAGGATTATCCGCTGCTGCATAAGCAGCTTCTCGCCTTAATCGAGGGCGAGCCGAATCTCATCGCCAATCTGGCCAATGCGTCGGCCTTGCTCTGGCAAGGCTTGAAGGATATTAACTGGGCCGGGTTCTATTTAATGGACGAATCCAAGAAAGAGCTGGTGCTCGGCCCGTTCCAGGGTTTGCCGGCGTGTATCCGCATTCCATTGGGACGCGGCGTGTGCGGAACCGCCGCCCGGGAGCAGCGGACTCTCGTCGTCCCGGATGTTCATGCGTTCCCGGGTCATATTGCCTGCGACGCGGCATCCCGTTCCGAGATCGTCATCCCGATGATGAAGGATGGACGGTTTGTGGGCGTGCTGGATATCGACAGTCCGGTTACGGACCGGTTCCAGGAGCCGGATCGGGAGGCATTGGAGAAGATGGTCGAGGCCTTGATGAAGGAAGCGATTCTGTAA